TGATTTGGTTTGACAAATATCTTGCCATTTTGGACTACGACATGAGCAGTCTCCTTATCGCGAAGCTGgccattcaaaattaagACAGCCATGGGATTCAAAACTTGATTTTGAATGACACGGTTCAAAGGTCTTGCACCATAAGCAGGGGAATAACCAGCGCTTCCAAGAAGGTCTTTAGCTTCGTCGCTAACCTCGATTTTAATTGAGCGATGATTGGATTGAAGCCGTTTCTGAACCTCTAATATACGATTTTCGACAATATTGCGGATATCCACACGACGCAGACGATTAAAGATAACGATTGAAGAGATACGATTCAAAAATTCGGGACGGAAGAAGCCACGAATCGAGTTCATAACCATTTCCCGAGTGGTACTATCTATCTTTCCATCATCAGACTCATTGTCTGTTGTCAAGTATTCAGCGCCCAAGTTAGAAGTCATAATGATAACAGCATTCTTGGCATCAACAACCTGGCCTTGGCCACTAGTGATACGTCCATCATCTAGTACCTGCAAAAGTACAGTCAATACTTCTGGAGCAGCCTTTTCAATCTCGTCAAACAAGATGACGGAGTAAGGTCGTCGACGAAGTTGTTCAGTAAGCTGTCCACCAGCTTCATGTCCAACATAACCGGGTGGTGCTCCAATGAGACGTGAAACAGAGTGTTTTTCCATGTATTCAGACATGTCAATACGAATCATTGcattttcatcatcaaaCATAAATGATGCCAATGCCTTTGTCAATAAAGTCTTACCAGTACCGGAAGGACCGCAAAACAAGAAAGATGCGATTGGTTGATTAGGATCAGAAAGACCAGCACGAGATAAGCGAATGGCGTTTGCAACTGCAGTAACTGCTTCATTTTGACCAATTACTTGTTTACTGAGAACCTTCTCCATGTTAAGGAGTCGTTCCTTTTCAGTTGTCTTCAAACGAGTAACCGGAATACCAGTCCACCTTGCAACGATTTCGTTGATTTGATCGGGCCCAACTACGTCAATAAGTAAAGGTTCTGAGCCTGGTTGAGCGTTTGCAATCGCTTCTGCATCagcctttcttttttgttgctCTAAATATTCAATACGTTTTTGCAAATCAGGAATACCATAGTATTTCAAATCAGCAGCAAGAGTGAAATCATTACGACGCTCGGCATCCTCAGCCTTAGCCTTCAACTCATCAAGACGACGCTTAGCATCTTGAAGTTCACTTCCACGAGACTTTTCTAATTCATACTTCTCACGAATAGGTCttgtttcttcttccaCTTGTTCAGCCTCTTTACGAGCAGCCTTGAGACGTTCTTTGGAAGCTTCGTCCTTCTCACGCTCTAAAGCACGAATTTCAACGCGGAGTTGTCGAAGCTTTCTCTCAAGGTTATCAAGAACTTCGGGCTGAGATTCACGAGTAACACGAACTGCAGCCGCAGCTTCATCGACCAAGTCGATGGCAGAATCTGGAAGACGACGAGAAGTTAGGTACCGGGAAGCGAGATGGGCAGCAGTAACCAAGGCACGGTCAGAGATAGTAACACCATGATGAACCTCAtacttttctttaagaCCACGAAGGATAGAAATCGTATCTTCAATAGAAGGCTCTTTTACCAAGATGATTTGGAATCTACGTTCGAAAGCAGCATCTTTTTCGATGTATTTCTTGTATTCAGCCAAAGTAGTAGCACCAATACAGTGAAGCTTACCACGTGCAAGCATTGGCTTCAGCAAATTGGCAGCGTCCATGCCACCTTCACCACCGGAACCTGCGCCCATTAAAAGATGCATTTCATCTACGAATAAAATAATGGGAGTTTCACTTTCTTCaacttcttttaaaacagATTTGATACGCTCTTCAAATTCACCACGAAATTTGGAGCCGGCAACTAAGCTTCCGACGTCCAGGCTGAGAAGCTTACAATTCGAAAGATTAGCGGGGACATCATCGTCAATTATACGACGAGCAAGTCCTTCAGCAATGGAGGTCTTACCTACACCAGGCTCACCAATAAGAACTGGATTATTTTTCGTTCTTCTAGAAAGTACGCGAATTGTACGACGAATTTCATCTTCACGTCCGATAACTGGATCCAGTTGACCATTTCTAGCGAGCTCTGTAAGATCAACagtaaatttatttagtgCATCAAATCCTTCCTCGGCATTCTTTGAATCGATTCTTTTATTACCACGGACGTTATTTACAGCAAATTCAAACGCTTTCGGGGTGACACCGGCTTCTGCCAATAAACTCTTTAGCGTGTCGTCTTTAGTGAACACAGCGATAAAATGATCTTGAGCAATGTAAGAATctttttgtgttttttgAAGTTCATGAGCATTTCGCAGCAGTTTCGCACTTTCAGGTGACAGAGTCACTTGTTCTGGAGGTGGATCCTGAGCAGGCAAGCGAACTAACCGACTAGTAACACTTCGCTCAAACTTTTGACCATCACCACCAGCTTTGTCGACGATGGTGCGCAGTAAGGTAGTACCGTTACTGTCACTGTCGGACAAAAGAGCAGCAGCAATGTGAATAGGGGTTAATTGTGAATGACCATAAGATTGTGCAATTGAGTACGCATCAGACAATGTCTTTGCGGCTTTGTCAGTAAAAGGATAATCAGCCATATCGAgttatattattataggaatttttataatttatagataaatccaaaaaaaaggaattgtaTATTTGTCGCTCgttataaaacaaaaaagagagaGTCGTTGAACGGTAAATATATACGGTTTTCAGTTCGATTTAATAAGAACTTAATATcgttattataataaattcttCGGTTATAGATTGATGGTTGAGGATGCCGCAGGTAGAGAAGCTGTGCATATATATACACGATGATGTTACTATGGGAAGGAAAGGAACATACCAGAAGATGCCAGTTACATTGTTACTCGAACCTACTCCTACACtctagaaaaagaaagggaTAAAGTAGGGTAAATCCCAAAGACATGACtagaagatttaaaaaaataagagaaaaatagcttaaaaaaaaaccggtgtaaattaaaaatgcaGTTACCTTAAAAGTCTTTGAATTGTCTTTAAACATGGAATACTCGAAACCCGGAAATGATCTGCGTATTACGTAGTGTATGGAACAACGTAAAGACGGATACTAACCTCAACTTATTCTCAATTGCATCTTGCTAAATACCGTTAGAATTCATCAATGActgaataaataattttttgatacaTAGTTCTTCTATTACAGAGATTCTAGTCATATTTCCAAGCTATTTCTAAGATAGAGCTCTTACATTACTTATTCTATACGGTAGCGATTATTCGTCGTAATGACATTTAACGAACTTTAGTTACTTGACCATAGTGGTTTATAAACTAAACAAACCAACAGTGAATTCTTGTTAACGTAACTGTAATCTACGAATAttgagaagaaaaaaaaacgaatgaATTTGTTGTGaatacatattttttccttaGCGAACAAGTATACTTCATTCTTATTTTCATACCTCTTTAGTCTTATTTAAACCAGCAATAAAATTCGTTTTAAGTTTTCCGTGTTAATACCAATTAAAATAAcgtttttttcaatcatttTATATGTCATTGCAACGTGAAAataagttaataaatttcgGTAGCAGCTAATATGGAAAATGTACAATTTACTTGATACATTAGTGTAGcctaaattttatttgatcCTGGAAAGTATATTAAGGTAGAACGCGAAAGCTCTCCTAGTTTACGCCGTAAATTGTAATGACTCGCTGATTACATTTGGCTTATTATAATCCGTATAGCTAGAAAATTTCGATAACTGAATattgcttctttaaaaagacATAAATAGAACCGTGAATTAGTACAGCAAACGaaagataaaaatttcatagTAACATGCAAATACTATTTTTTCAGTTAGTTTTCCAtaattttgtataataTTTCATATCAAACGCATCTAAAAAGTACGGACGAAATTACTTGctattgtaaaaataaaaaaaataacaaaacaaattataaTAACGTGAACTGCTATTTTGGTCTCATATATGAAAGGTTCTTGAGATTTTTTACGTTGTCAGCTAGCAATTTTACGCACACTATTCTGTGCTACGCGCTCTTTGACTACTTCCCAAAAGCCAACTACAAAAGGTTTTTGCAGTAACCTTTGTTAGCTATTCTTTATATCTCTTATCTAGCTtgtataaaatataattacGACTATGCTTGAAGCTAGATTTCAGCAGGCTGCtttgttgaaaaagctTCTCGATGCCATCAAGGAGTTAGTTACAGATGCTAATGTATGTAAGGGGCAGcatataaataaagatgCTCAACGACAAagcctttcttttttttaaaaaaaatatatttattaacttcTTTTGAATGATTCTCTAACCTCATAACAGTTTGATTGCAATGACAACGGTATCTCTCTGCAGGCTATGGATAGTTCTCATGTAGCCCTTGTTTCTATGCTTATTAAATCAGATGGATTTGAACCATATCGGTGTGATAGAAATATTGCTTTAGGTATAAATCTGAACGCCTTATCAAAGGTCTTACGGTGTGCCCAAAACGAGGATTTGGTTACTTTAAAGGCTGAAGATACACCTGAGGTATTGAATTTGGTTTTCGAGAGCGAGAAAAATGACAGGATCTCTGATTATGATGTTAAATTAATGGACATTGATCAAGAACACTTGGGTATACCAGATATCGAATACGATGCTACTATTACTATGCCTGCTGCCGAATTTCAACGCATTACTCGagatttattaactttGAGTGATTCAGTAACAATCAATGCTAGTAAAGAGGGTGTTCGTTTTAGCTGCAAGGGAGATATTGGTAATGGTAGTACCACGCTGAAACAACATACCGATCTTTCTGACCAAGATCAAAGTATCGAAATTTCTCTTACCCAAGCTGTAACACTTACgttttctttgaaatatttagCCCAGTTCACTAAGGCTACTCCTTTAGCTACCCGAGTCACACTTTCAATGAGCAATGATGTTCCACTTCTTGTGGAGTATAAAATGGAATCCGGATTTTTACGATTTTATCTTGCCCCAAAAATTGGTGAGGAGGATGAGGAGTAGATTACGGAATCAATATCTTTTAGTAATCTCTTTGCAATTGACGAGCTAGCATCATTATAAACatacttttgtttactttttaattcaacCTTTTTTGTACTGCTCCTTCCCTAACATTCATATCCAAACAGGCAAAATACCAgcttttacttaaaaaaaatcaaattctttAGAACCAACAAACTGAAGGGTAGAAAAACTTGTGTTCTTAGTGATGATTTTTCACAGATAACTTCGTAATCATCTGCTGTAGCTTGTTGATTTAAGTCTAGTACATGATATAATACATTGATATGTAAATTAGCTTAATTCTGAGAATTTATTCTAACTGATAATTGTATACTTATATGGCTAACCGCGTAAGAGCCTCGGAGGGACAGTTCGCCCAAATACTACCAACGCTACCACCAGTAGCAGCAAGGCGTAAAAGTTACTTAAAGAAGATAGAATTCCTTACTCTCTATACTGCCAACTTTTCgtaataatttatatattttactatttggctatatttgaaatttttagcGTTGAATATACTATGGCAGGAGATAGTGTGAAAAGTGCAATCATTGGGATTGCTGGGGGTCCTTTTTCTGGAAAggtattttattaaaatatttttttcttaattctAATACTTTAATACTAGACACAACTCTGTGAGCAATTACTTGAACGTTTAAAGTCATCAGCACCTTCAACTTTTTCTAAATTGATCCATCTTACTTCATTTCTTTATCCCAATTCTGTCGACAGGTATGCACTTTCCTCTTACGATATTGAAgcgtttaaaaaagttctttCTTTGATTTCTCAAGGAGCCGAGAAAATATGTTTGCCAGATGGTTCTTGTATAAAGCTACCTGTAGACCAGAATAGAATTATTCTAATCGAAGGTTActatcttcttcttcccGAATTGCTGCCCTACTATACgtctaaaatttttgtatatgaAGATGCAGATACTCGTTTGGAACGCTGCGTTTTACAGAGGGTCAAAGCAGAAAAAGGAGACTTAACCAAAGTTTTGAACGATGTAAGGGTTTTTCTTCTAGGTTTATTCTAATTTCTTTTAGTTTGTAACTTTGTCTAAACCTGCATACGACTCTTCGATTCATCCAGTATGTTAAACTCTTATTTGCTGTTGTATACTAATTATTGGAAGACTCGAGAGAACGCTGATATTATACTCcctcaaaaagaaaacattgACACAGCCCTACTTTTTGTAAGCCAACATCTTCAAGATATCCTCGCGGAAATGAACAAAACAAGTTCATCAAATACGGTGAAATATGATACTCAGCATGAAACATATATGAAGTTGGCGCATGAAATGGTAAGCTCAATTTCCTACATATTAACAACTAAAAGTCCTAAATTTAGGCCCGTACTTCGTTATCCAACCGAGAAGTCCCGGTAGTTGCGTCTTTGTATATAAAGGAGAAGTAATAGGCCGTGGTTTTAATGAAACTAACTGCAGCCTCTCGGTAAGCCTTATTTTAATATGCCTTTGCTGACGATGATAAAGGGGATTCGACATGCTGAACTTATCGctatagaaaaaattttagaacaCTACCCAGCATCtgttttcaaagaaacCACTTTATACGTGACTGTTGAACCGTGTCT
This region of Schizosaccharomyces pombe strain 972h- genome assembly, chromosome: II genomic DNA includes:
- the pcn1 gene encoding DNA polymerase delta processivity factor translates to MLEARFQQAALLKKLLDAIKELVTDANFDCNDNGISLQAMDSSHVALVSMLIKSDGFEPYRCDRNIALGINLNALSKVLRCAQNEDLVTLKAEDTPEVLNLVFESEKNDRISDYDVKLMDIDQEHLGIPDIEYDATITMPAAEFQRITRDLLTLSDSVTINASKEGVRFSCKGDIGNGSTTLKQHTDLSDQDQSIEISLTQAVTLTFSLKYLAQFTKATPLATRVTLSMSNDVPLLVEYKMESGFLRFYLAPKIGEEDEE
- the tad2 gene encoding tRNA specific adenosine-34 deaminase subunit Tad2 encodes the protein MAGDSVKSAIIGIAGGPFSGKTQLCEQLLERLKSSAPSTFSKLIHLTSFLYPNSVDRYALSSYDIEAFKKVLSLISQGAEKICLPDGSCIKLPVDQNRIILIEGYYLLLPELLPYYTSKIFVYEDADTRLERCVLQRVKAEKGDLTKVLNDFVTLSKPAYDSSIHPTRENADIILPQKENIDTALLFVSQHLQDILAEMNKTSSSNTVKYDTQHETYMKLAHEMARTSLSNREVPVSCVFVYKGEVIGRGFNETNCSLSGIRHAELIAIEKILEHYPASVFKETTLYVTVEPCLMCAAALKQLHIKAVYFGCGNDRFGGCGSVFSINKDQSIDPSYPVYPGLFYSEAVMLMREFYVQENVKAPVPQSKKQRVLKREVKSLDLSRFK
- the hsp104 gene encoding heat shock protein Hsp104, with translation MADYPFTDKAAKTLSDAYSIAQSYGHSQLTPIHIAAALLSDSDSNGTTLLRTIVDKAGGDGQKFERSVTSRLVRLPAQDPPPEQVTLSPESAKLLRNAHELQKTQKDSYIAQDHFIAVFTKDDTLKSLLAEAGVTPKAFEFAVNNVRGNKRIDSKNAEEGFDALNKFTVDLTELARNGQLDPVIGREDEIRRTIRVLSRRTKNNPVLIGEPGVGKTSIAEGLARRIIDDDVPANLSNCKLLSLDVGSLVAGSKFRGEFEERIKSVLKEVEESETPIILFVDEMHLLMGAGSGGEGGMDAANLLKPMLARGKLHCIGATTLAEYKKYIEKDAAFERRFQIILVKEPSIEDTISILRGLKEKYEVHHGVTISDRALVTAAHLASRYLTSRRLPDSAIDLVDEAAAAVRVTRESQPEVLDNLERKLRQLRVEIRALEREKDEASKERLKAARKEAEQVEEETRPIREKYELEKSRGSELQDAKRRLDELKAKAEDAERRNDFTLAADLKYYGIPDLQKRIEYLEQQKRKADAEAIANAQPGSEPLLIDVVGPDQINEIVARWTGIPVTRLKTTEKERLLNMEKVLSKQVIGQNEAVTAVANAIRLSRAGLSDPNQPIASFLFCGPSGTGKTLLTKALASFMFDDENAMIRIDMSEYMEKHSVSRLIGAPPGYVGHEAGGQLTEQLRRRPYSVILFDEIEKAAPEVLTVLLQVLDDGRITSGQGQVVDAKNAVIIMTSNLGAEYLTTDNESDDGKIDSTTREMVMNSIRGFFRPEFLNRISSIVIFNRLRRVDIRNIVENRILEVQKRLQSNHRSIKIEVSDEAKDLLGSAGYSPAYGARPLNRVIQNQVLNPMAVLILNGQLRDKETAHVVVQNGKIFVKPNHEANANGSADIDMDGIDDDVNDEELE